In one window of Posidoniimonas corsicana DNA:
- a CDS encoding Rieske (2Fe-2S) protein has translation MFHTVAKTHEIATGQGGTFQVGDRMVAVFNRDGEFFAIDDHCPHQGASLGAGYLDEDGAVACPWHAWRFCVTDGKWCDNPRLGVDTFEVRVVGDEIQVKEAPKHEA, from the coding sequence ATGTTCCACACCGTCGCGAAGACGCATGAAATCGCCACCGGACAGGGCGGGACCTTCCAGGTGGGCGATCGGATGGTCGCCGTCTTCAACCGGGACGGCGAGTTCTTCGCCATCGATGATCACTGCCCACACCAGGGCGCGTCGCTCGGCGCAGGCTACCTCGACGAGGACGGCGCCGTCGCGTGCCCGTGGCACGCCTGGCGGTTCTGCGTGACGGACGGAAAGTGGTGCGACAATCCTCGGCTGGGCGTCGACACGTTCGAAGTGCGTGTGGTCGGCGACGAGATCCAGGTGAAGGAAGCCCCCAAGCACGAAGCGTAG
- a CDS encoding Na+/H+ antiporter NhaC family protein, translating to MPEHPYGWLSIAPPLATVAVALLTKRVVLSLLLGIVAGALITTHGDPLLALYQVCETQLWATFIDPGKLRVLCFTLLMGAMIGVLNAGGGMRGLVEALAPLITTTRRCEFVTWLLGLLVFFDDYTNTLLLGNTMRATFDRLKLSREKLAYIVDSTAAPVACLAPFSVWVLFELDCIQEGLDNVGANAAALPSSMDLFLACIPYRFYVIQALLLVLLVALLRRDLGPMAKAERRARLGDPTGGTPVDEIAPLDHPATHWTNAMGPILTTLAVVIALIIVGGRASLAADGVEDPSLLEVVGAADASVALMYGALVGLLSASALLYWRGVLTTPRIQDAAFQGVRMVVPALAILWFAGTMSRMTGNRSVDGATQTVAYEYQDYRLYTGDFLKELLPQGDSGAASATTALLPTAVFLLACVVAFSTGTSFGTMGILLPFVVPVSIATVSGTDGAFDPHHPLLLASIGSVLAGAIFGDHCSPISDTTILSSQASGCEHIAHVVTQMPYAVLAGLVSAVGVAAVGYGASVWLVLPAQTVGLVAVLLVFGRRVEDAPQIFES from the coding sequence ATGCCCGAACACCCCTACGGCTGGCTCAGCATCGCCCCCCCTCTCGCGACCGTGGCGGTCGCGCTGCTTACCAAACGGGTGGTCCTCTCGCTGCTGCTCGGCATCGTGGCTGGCGCTCTAATCACCACGCATGGCGATCCGCTCCTCGCGCTCTACCAGGTCTGCGAAACGCAGCTGTGGGCTACCTTCATCGACCCCGGCAAGCTGCGCGTGCTCTGCTTCACGCTGTTGATGGGCGCCATGATCGGCGTGCTCAACGCGGGCGGCGGCATGCGCGGGCTGGTGGAAGCACTGGCGCCGCTCATCACCACGACCCGCCGGTGCGAGTTCGTGACATGGCTGCTGGGGCTGCTTGTATTCTTCGACGACTACACCAACACGCTGCTGCTGGGCAACACCATGCGGGCGACGTTCGATCGGCTGAAGCTCTCTCGAGAGAAGCTGGCCTACATTGTCGACTCAACCGCTGCGCCGGTCGCCTGCCTGGCGCCGTTCTCCGTGTGGGTGCTGTTCGAGCTCGACTGCATACAAGAGGGATTGGATAACGTCGGCGCCAACGCCGCGGCGTTGCCGAGTTCGATGGATCTCTTTCTGGCCTGCATCCCCTACCGCTTCTACGTAATCCAGGCCCTGCTGCTGGTGCTGCTGGTGGCCTTGCTGCGCCGGGACCTGGGGCCCATGGCCAAAGCGGAACGCCGCGCCCGACTCGGCGACCCGACCGGCGGCACGCCTGTCGACGAGATCGCGCCGCTTGACCACCCAGCAACCCATTGGACCAACGCGATGGGGCCCATCCTGACCACGCTCGCCGTGGTGATCGCACTGATCATCGTCGGCGGCCGAGCGTCACTGGCGGCGGATGGCGTAGAGGACCCGTCCCTATTGGAGGTGGTTGGCGCTGCCGATGCGTCCGTAGCCCTGATGTACGGAGCACTGGTGGGGCTGCTATCAGCGTCGGCGCTGCTGTACTGGCGTGGCGTGCTGACGACCCCGCGGATTCAGGACGCCGCCTTTCAAGGCGTCCGGATGGTGGTCCCGGCGCTCGCCATCCTGTGGTTCGCGGGCACCATGTCACGGATGACCGGCAACCGCAGCGTCGACGGGGCTACCCAAACCGTCGCCTACGAGTACCAGGACTACCGGCTCTACACCGGAGACTTCCTGAAGGAGCTTCTGCCTCAAGGCGACAGCGGCGCCGCGTCAGCTACCACCGCCCTGCTGCCCACGGCGGTGTTCTTGCTGGCGTGCGTGGTGGCATTCAGCACCGGCACCAGTTTCGGCACCATGGGCATCCTGCTCCCGTTTGTGGTGCCTGTCTCGATCGCTACTGTCAGCGGCACCGATGGCGCGTTCGACCCACACCACCCGCTGCTGCTGGCCTCGATCGGCAGTGTGCTGGCGGGCGCAATCTTCGGCGACCACTGCTCGCCAATCTCCGACACCACCATCCTGTCGTCGCAAGCGAGCGGCTGCGAACATATTGCACACGTCGTCACTCAGATGCCCTATGCGGTGCTTGCCGGGTTGGTGAGCGCGGTGGGAGTGGCTGCGGTTGGCTACGGCGCCAGCGTGTGGCTTGTGCTGCCGGCGCAGACCGTGGGGCTGGTGGCGGTGTTGCTAGTGTTCGGGCGTCGGGTAGAAGACGCGCCGCAGATCTTCGAATCCTGA
- a CDS encoding formylmethanofuran dehydrogenase subunit C, with protein MLTLQLKKPDGPRIDARGLAPGQFTDIDLLAAFSLPVGNQRSPVAGLFDITGHPADAEWHLTGDCSRVDYAGHGLSNGRLAIDGPVGRHCGARMRGGRIEVSSDADDWLGAEMRGGEIRVRGDAGRCAGGGYTGSKFGMRGGSIVIAGRAGPEAGRQMRRGVLIAVGGCGELAGYQMRAGTLLTFGPAGGNPGLEMLRGTIGLFGKSAAPPATFRRACRAGLTSVRLLRSEAQRLLGAHGRCIPDEVDLYNGDLLRGGRGELLMTPD; from the coding sequence ATGCTAACCCTCCAGCTCAAGAAGCCCGACGGACCGCGTATCGACGCCCGCGGCCTGGCGCCTGGCCAGTTTACCGACATCGACCTACTCGCCGCTTTCTCGCTACCGGTTGGGAACCAGCGGTCGCCGGTGGCCGGGCTGTTCGACATCACCGGCCACCCGGCTGATGCGGAGTGGCACCTCACTGGCGATTGCTCGCGGGTCGATTACGCCGGGCACGGCCTCAGCAATGGTCGGCTGGCAATCGACGGACCGGTGGGCAGGCACTGCGGCGCACGCATGCGAGGCGGACGGATCGAGGTCTCTAGTGACGCCGACGACTGGCTCGGAGCCGAGATGCGCGGCGGCGAGATACGCGTGCGCGGCGACGCGGGACGCTGCGCGGGAGGCGGCTATACTGGGTCCAAGTTTGGGATGCGAGGAGGCTCGATCGTCATCGCCGGCCGTGCCGGCCCCGAGGCCGGGCGGCAGATGCGTCGGGGAGTTCTAATCGCCGTGGGCGGATGCGGCGAGCTGGCGGGCTACCAGATGCGGGCGGGGACGCTCCTGACGTTCGGTCCGGCCGGCGGCAACCCTGGGTTAGAGATGCTCCGCGGCACGATCGGCTTGTTTGGTAAGTCCGCGGCGCCGCCTGCAACGTTCCGCAGGGCGTGCCGCGCCGGCCTGACCTCGGTCCGCCTGCTGCGATCGGAAGCCCAGCGGCTGTTAGGCGCCCATGGGCGTTGCATCCCCGACGAAGTAGACCTGTACAACGGCGATCTGCTGCGTGGCGGACGCGGCGAGCTGCTGATGACGCCAGACTGA
- the mobA gene encoding molybdenum cofactor guanylyltransferase: MSVPRERRGGVILCGGKSSRMGQDKAALKFGSETLLQRTVRRLSDCIPLTGITCVAACRQPLPDLPKGVTVVRDLQPGQGPLAAVAWGMRAAADVCDAALVVACDHPMLSAPFIELLFAQLAEADCVAGRVEGQERPLPAAMRIDAAGRAESLLDDGERSLKSLTHRLECRWLDEATLRGADPELRSLINCNTAADYQRALELAGLAQPKQQTR, encoded by the coding sequence ATGAGCGTGCCACGCGAGCGGCGAGGCGGGGTGATCCTCTGCGGGGGGAAGAGCTCCCGCATGGGGCAGGATAAAGCGGCGCTCAAGTTTGGCTCCGAAACGCTGCTGCAACGAACGGTCCGGCGCCTCTCCGACTGCATTCCCCTCACTGGCATCACCTGCGTCGCGGCGTGTCGCCAACCGCTGCCCGACCTGCCGAAGGGCGTGACAGTGGTGCGGGACTTGCAGCCAGGTCAGGGTCCGCTGGCTGCCGTAGCATGGGGGATGCGGGCCGCAGCGGATGTTTGCGACGCGGCGCTGGTGGTCGCTTGCGACCATCCGATGCTGAGCGCTCCATTTATCGAACTGCTGTTCGCCCAACTCGCCGAGGCCGACTGCGTAGCCGGTCGAGTGGAGGGGCAAGAGCGCCCCCTGCCGGCGGCGATGCGGATCGATGCCGCCGGGCGGGCCGAATCGCTGCTCGACGACGGTGAGCGGAGCCTGAAATCGCTGACGCACCGCCTCGAGTGCCGGTGGCTGGACGAGGCTACGCTCCGCGGGGCCGATCCAGAGCTGCGGAGCCTGATCAACTGCAACACCGCGGCTGATTACCAGCGGGCTTTAGAACTGGCCGGGCTCGCTCAGCCTAAGCAGCAGACTAGGTAG
- a CDS encoding ATP-binding cassette domain-containing protein: MTTEIAQSGTHTAYGQTGRPTVAVRELNHYFGSGELRKQALHSNNLEVWPGEIVIMTGPSGSGKTTLLTLIGTLRTVMEGSLQVLDKELLNASPALITQLRLQMGFIFQAHNLFESLTAYENVNMAAELLGMDRKLADERIKYLLTRLGLGKHIHKKPKQLSGGQKQRVAIARGLVHGPRLVLADEPTAALDATSGREVVTLFQELTRQEDDPCTIIMVTHDNRILDVADRIVNMVDGRISSDVAVSEAEERCGFLRNITLFQTLTPSTMLQVADRMQVEESPAGETVIRQGDPGELFYLIRSGKADVVVKDDQGERTVANLGEGDYFGETALITDEPRNATIVTREDAVYYTLGKEDFRGVLEASHTFEEELRRALFSRQ; encoded by the coding sequence ATGACGACCGAGATCGCACAATCCGGCACCCACACCGCCTACGGCCAGACCGGCAGGCCCACGGTCGCGGTGCGCGAGCTGAACCACTACTTCGGATCCGGCGAGCTCCGCAAGCAGGCCCTGCACAGCAACAACCTAGAGGTCTGGCCGGGCGAGATCGTCATCATGACCGGCCCCTCGGGCTCCGGGAAGACGACGCTCCTCACGCTGATCGGCACGCTCCGCACCGTGATGGAGGGCAGCCTGCAGGTGCTGGACAAGGAACTGCTCAACGCCAGCCCAGCGCTCATCACGCAGCTGCGTCTGCAGATGGGATTCATCTTCCAGGCCCACAACCTGTTCGAGTCGCTCACCGCTTACGAAAACGTCAACATGGCGGCCGAGCTGTTGGGCATGGACCGCAAGCTTGCCGACGAGCGGATCAAGTACCTGCTGACCCGCCTAGGCCTGGGCAAGCACATCCACAAGAAGCCAAAGCAGCTCTCCGGCGGGCAGAAGCAGCGTGTCGCCATCGCCCGCGGGCTGGTGCACGGCCCGCGGCTGGTGCTGGCCGACGAGCCGACCGCCGCGCTAGACGCTACCAGCGGGCGCGAGGTGGTGACGCTGTTCCAGGAGCTCACGCGTCAAGAAGATGACCCGTGCACCATCATCATGGTCACGCACGACAACCGGATTCTCGACGTCGCCGACCGGATCGTGAACATGGTCGACGGCCGGATCTCTTCCGATGTCGCGGTCAGCGAGGCCGAAGAACGGTGCGGCTTCCTCCGCAATATCACTTTGTTCCAGACGCTTACCCCATCGACCATGCTGCAGGTGGCCGACAGGATGCAGGTCGAGGAGTCGCCGGCCGGCGAAACCGTCATCCGCCAGGGCGACCCGGGCGAGCTGTTCTATCTGATCCGCTCCGGCAAGGCCGACGTCGTTGTGAAAGACGACCAGGGCGAGCGGACGGTGGCCAACCTGGGCGAGGGCGACTACTTCGGCGAGACCGCCCTGATCACCGACGAGCCCCGCAACGCCACAATCGTGACCCGCGAGGACGCCGTTTACTACACGCTCGGCAAGGAGGACTTCCGCGGCGTGCTCGAGGCGAGCCACACCTTCGAGGAAGAACTGCGGCGGGCGTTGTTTAGCCGGCAGTAG